Proteins encoded within one genomic window of Ailuropoda melanoleuca isolate Jingjing chromosome 16, ASM200744v2, whole genome shotgun sequence:
- the TSPAN32 gene encoding tetraspanin-32 isoform X4 yields the protein MATMGPWSRVRAAKCQMLVTSFLVLLLGLSMATLAALTYFGAHFAVLGHASSDRTPYEAVHRWAFYACISLAGLLTLGAVLGAAATVREAGGLMAGGFLCFALVFGALAQAAFWRLHSPTQVEDAMLDAYDLLYDRAVRSLSSTPRQQLLAIQDTFLCCGKSSPFSLLGDAEASLCRGEQAARQDCLVRIESSLRTYGHIVSILTGIGLAAMVYAMLLSAFLWFSIRSGSSLDRRGKYTLNQSSGHPVPKTLVTSEVVRVSRVCPCDDGWLRDRGWSPERPGVQRAPGGEGPEIESLAQEAAGWGPSPPHPSLPPLHGLLPSTVSTGGFCG from the exons ctcctgggcctGTCTATGGCCACCTTGGCTGCTCTCACCTACTTCGGGGCCCACTTTGCTGTCCTTGGCCACGCGTCCTCAGACAGGACCCCCTATGAGGCCGTGCACCGCTGGG cCTTCTATGCCTGCATCAGCCTGGCCGGGCTCCTGACCCTGGGTGCTGTCCTGGGTGCTGCGGCCACTGTGAGGGAGGCCGGGGGCCTCATGGCTGGG ggttTCCTGTGCTTTGCCCTGGTGTTCGGAGCCCTGGCGCAGGCGGCCTTCTGGAGACTCCACAGCCCCACCCAG GTGGAGGATGCCATGCTGGACGCCTACGACCTGCTGTATGACCGGGCGGTGAGGAGCCTGTCCAGCACCCCGCGGCAGCAGCTGCTGGCCATTCAGGACACG TTCCTGTGCTGTGGCAAGAGCTCTCCTTTCAGCCTCCTGGGGGACGCGGAGGCCAGCCTGTGTCGGGGAGAGCAGGCAGCCAGACAG GACTGCCTGGTGAGGATCGAGAGCTCCCTGAGGACGTACGGACACATCGTCTCCATCCTGACCGGCATCGGCCTCGCCGCCATG gtGTATGCAATGCTGCTCAGCGCCTTTCTCTGGTTCTCCATTCGCTCTGGCAGCAGCCTGGACCGCAGGGGCAAATACACCCTGAACCAGAG TTCGGGGCACCcagttcctaaaacccttgtcaCCTCCGAAGTAGTGAGAGTGTCTCGTGTGTGTCCCTGCGATGACGGGTGGCTTCGGGACAGAGGCTGGTCTCCGGAGAGGCCAGGTGTGCAGAGAGCCCCAGGAGGGGAAGGACCTGAGATCGAATCACTCGCCCAG GAAGCTGCTGGCTGGGGACCCTCCCCACCGCACCCCTCCCTGCCGCCACTTCATGGGCTTCTGCCCTCCACTGTCTCCACTGGTGGGTTCTGTGGCTGA
- the TSPAN32 gene encoding tetraspanin-32 isoform X5, whose product MATMGPWSRVRAAKCQMLVTSFLVLLLGLSMATLAALTYFGAHFAVLGHASSDRTPYEAVHRWAFYACISLAGLLTLGAVLGAAATVREAGGLMAGGFLCFALVFGALAQAAFWRLHSPTQVEDAMLDAYDLLYDRAVRSLSSTPRQQLLAIQDTFLCCGKSSPFSLLGDAEASLCRGEQAARQIPHPNGKPAFFGLGERQGSQRTDSQVYAMLLSAFLWFSIRSGSSLDRRGKYTLNQSSGHPVPKTLVTSEVVRVSRVCPCDDGWLRDRGWSPERPGVQRAPGGEGPEIESLAQEAAGWGPSPPHPSLPPLHGLLPSTVSTGGFCG is encoded by the exons ctcctgggcctGTCTATGGCCACCTTGGCTGCTCTCACCTACTTCGGGGCCCACTTTGCTGTCCTTGGCCACGCGTCCTCAGACAGGACCCCCTATGAGGCCGTGCACCGCTGGG cCTTCTATGCCTGCATCAGCCTGGCCGGGCTCCTGACCCTGGGTGCTGTCCTGGGTGCTGCGGCCACTGTGAGGGAGGCCGGGGGCCTCATGGCTGGG ggttTCCTGTGCTTTGCCCTGGTGTTCGGAGCCCTGGCGCAGGCGGCCTTCTGGAGACTCCACAGCCCCACCCAG GTGGAGGATGCCATGCTGGACGCCTACGACCTGCTGTATGACCGGGCGGTGAGGAGCCTGTCCAGCACCCCGCGGCAGCAGCTGCTGGCCATTCAGGACACG TTCCTGTGCTGTGGCAAGAGCTCTCCTTTCAGCCTCCTGGGGGACGCGGAGGCCAGCCTGTGTCGGGGAGAGCAGGCAGCCAGACAG ATCCCCCACCCCAATGGAAAGCCAGCGTTTTTCGGCCTTGGGGAACGCCAGGGCTCCCAGCGCACTGACAGCCAG gtGTATGCAATGCTGCTCAGCGCCTTTCTCTGGTTCTCCATTCGCTCTGGCAGCAGCCTGGACCGCAGGGGCAAATACACCCTGAACCAGAG TTCGGGGCACCcagttcctaaaacccttgtcaCCTCCGAAGTAGTGAGAGTGTCTCGTGTGTGTCCCTGCGATGACGGGTGGCTTCGGGACAGAGGCTGGTCTCCGGAGAGGCCAGGTGTGCAGAGAGCCCCAGGAGGGGAAGGACCTGAGATCGAATCACTCGCCCAG GAAGCTGCTGGCTGGGGACCCTCCCCACCGCACCCCTCCCTGCCGCCACTTCATGGGCTTCTGCCCTCCACTGTCTCCACTGGTGGGTTCTGTGGCTGA
- the TSPAN32 gene encoding tetraspanin-32 isoform X7, whose protein sequence is MATMGPWSRVRAAKCQMLVTSFLVLLLGLSMATLAALTYFGAHFAVLGHASSDRTPYEAVHRWAFYACISLAGLLTLGAVLGAAATVREAGGLMAGGFLCFALVFGALAQAAFWRLHSPTQVEDAMLDAYDLLYDRAVRSLSSTPRQQLLAIQDTFLCCGKSSPFSLLGDAEASLCRGEQAARQVYAMLLSAFLWFSIRSGSSLDRRGKYTLNQSSGHPVPKTLVTSEVVRVSRVCPCDDGWLRDRGWSPERPGVQRAPGGEGPEIESLAQEAAGWGPSPPHPSLPPLHGLLPSTVSTGGFCG, encoded by the exons ctcctgggcctGTCTATGGCCACCTTGGCTGCTCTCACCTACTTCGGGGCCCACTTTGCTGTCCTTGGCCACGCGTCCTCAGACAGGACCCCCTATGAGGCCGTGCACCGCTGGG cCTTCTATGCCTGCATCAGCCTGGCCGGGCTCCTGACCCTGGGTGCTGTCCTGGGTGCTGCGGCCACTGTGAGGGAGGCCGGGGGCCTCATGGCTGGG ggttTCCTGTGCTTTGCCCTGGTGTTCGGAGCCCTGGCGCAGGCGGCCTTCTGGAGACTCCACAGCCCCACCCAG GTGGAGGATGCCATGCTGGACGCCTACGACCTGCTGTATGACCGGGCGGTGAGGAGCCTGTCCAGCACCCCGCGGCAGCAGCTGCTGGCCATTCAGGACACG TTCCTGTGCTGTGGCAAGAGCTCTCCTTTCAGCCTCCTGGGGGACGCGGAGGCCAGCCTGTGTCGGGGAGAGCAGGCAGCCAGACAG gtGTATGCAATGCTGCTCAGCGCCTTTCTCTGGTTCTCCATTCGCTCTGGCAGCAGCCTGGACCGCAGGGGCAAATACACCCTGAACCAGAG TTCGGGGCACCcagttcctaaaacccttgtcaCCTCCGAAGTAGTGAGAGTGTCTCGTGTGTGTCCCTGCGATGACGGGTGGCTTCGGGACAGAGGCTGGTCTCCGGAGAGGCCAGGTGTGCAGAGAGCCCCAGGAGGGGAAGGACCTGAGATCGAATCACTCGCCCAG GAAGCTGCTGGCTGGGGACCCTCCCCACCGCACCCCTCCCTGCCGCCACTTCATGGGCTTCTGCCCTCCACTGTCTCCACTGGTGGGTTCTGTGGCTGA
- the TSPAN32 gene encoding tetraspanin-32 isoform X1 translates to MATMGPWSRVRAAKCQMLVTSFLVLLLGLSMATLAALTYFGAHFAVLGHASSDRTPYEAVHRWAFYACISLAGLLTLGAVLGAAATVREAGGLMAGGFLCFALVFGALAQAAFWRLHSPTQVEDAMLDAYDLLYDRAVRSLSSTPRQQLLAIQDTFLCCGKSSPFSLLGDAEASLCRGEQAARQGVRETQRARGSQPHAAAQAAQQTPKKGTRWTPGQRPSIPMETYSFLWFPPDCLVRIESSLRTYGHIVSILTGIGLAAMVYAMLLSAFLWFSIRSGSSLDRRGKYTLNQSSGHPVPKTLVTSEVVRVSRVCPCDDGWLRDRGWSPERPGVQRAPGGEGPEIESLAQEAAGWGPSPPHPSLPPLHGLLPSTVSTGGFCG, encoded by the exons ctcctgggcctGTCTATGGCCACCTTGGCTGCTCTCACCTACTTCGGGGCCCACTTTGCTGTCCTTGGCCACGCGTCCTCAGACAGGACCCCCTATGAGGCCGTGCACCGCTGGG cCTTCTATGCCTGCATCAGCCTGGCCGGGCTCCTGACCCTGGGTGCTGTCCTGGGTGCTGCGGCCACTGTGAGGGAGGCCGGGGGCCTCATGGCTGGG ggttTCCTGTGCTTTGCCCTGGTGTTCGGAGCCCTGGCGCAGGCGGCCTTCTGGAGACTCCACAGCCCCACCCAG GTGGAGGATGCCATGCTGGACGCCTACGACCTGCTGTATGACCGGGCGGTGAGGAGCCTGTCCAGCACCCCGCGGCAGCAGCTGCTGGCCATTCAGGACACG TTCCTGTGCTGTGGCAAGAGCTCTCCTTTCAGCCTCCTGGGGGACGCGGAGGCCAGCCTGTGTCGGGGAGAGCAGGCAGCCAGACAG GGAGTGAGGGAGACCCAGCGTGCCCGGGGGAGCCAGCCCCATGCTGCAGCCCAGGCAGCTCAGCAGACGCCTAAGAAAGGCACGCGCTGGACCCCGGGGCAGCGGCCTTCCATCCCCATGGAGACCTACTCGTTCCTCTGGTTTCCGCCT GACTGCCTGGTGAGGATCGAGAGCTCCCTGAGGACGTACGGACACATCGTCTCCATCCTGACCGGCATCGGCCTCGCCGCCATG gtGTATGCAATGCTGCTCAGCGCCTTTCTCTGGTTCTCCATTCGCTCTGGCAGCAGCCTGGACCGCAGGGGCAAATACACCCTGAACCAGAG TTCGGGGCACCcagttcctaaaacccttgtcaCCTCCGAAGTAGTGAGAGTGTCTCGTGTGTGTCCCTGCGATGACGGGTGGCTTCGGGACAGAGGCTGGTCTCCGGAGAGGCCAGGTGTGCAGAGAGCCCCAGGAGGGGAAGGACCTGAGATCGAATCACTCGCCCAG GAAGCTGCTGGCTGGGGACCCTCCCCACCGCACCCCTCCCTGCCGCCACTTCATGGGCTTCTGCCCTCCACTGTCTCCACTGGTGGGTTCTGTGGCTGA
- the TSPAN32 gene encoding tetraspanin-32 isoform X2 has protein sequence MATMGPWSRVRAAKCQMLVTSFLVLLLGLSMATLAALTYFGAHFAVLGHASSDRTPYEAVHRWAFYACISLAGLLTLGAVLGAAATVREAGGLMAGGFLCFALVFGALAQAAFWRLHSPTQVEDAMLDAYDLLYDRAVRSLSSTPRQQLLAIQDTFLCCGKSSPFSLLGDAEASLCRGEQAARQGVRETQRARGSQPHAAAQAAQQTPKKGTRWTPGQRPSIPMETYSFLWFPPDCLVRIESSLRTYGHIVSILTGIGLAAMVYAMLLSAFLWFSIRSGSSLDRRGKYTLNQSSGHPVPKTLVTSEVVRVSRVCPCDDGWLRDRGWSPERPGVQRAPGGEGPEIESLAQVTASGALS, from the exons ctcctgggcctGTCTATGGCCACCTTGGCTGCTCTCACCTACTTCGGGGCCCACTTTGCTGTCCTTGGCCACGCGTCCTCAGACAGGACCCCCTATGAGGCCGTGCACCGCTGGG cCTTCTATGCCTGCATCAGCCTGGCCGGGCTCCTGACCCTGGGTGCTGTCCTGGGTGCTGCGGCCACTGTGAGGGAGGCCGGGGGCCTCATGGCTGGG ggttTCCTGTGCTTTGCCCTGGTGTTCGGAGCCCTGGCGCAGGCGGCCTTCTGGAGACTCCACAGCCCCACCCAG GTGGAGGATGCCATGCTGGACGCCTACGACCTGCTGTATGACCGGGCGGTGAGGAGCCTGTCCAGCACCCCGCGGCAGCAGCTGCTGGCCATTCAGGACACG TTCCTGTGCTGTGGCAAGAGCTCTCCTTTCAGCCTCCTGGGGGACGCGGAGGCCAGCCTGTGTCGGGGAGAGCAGGCAGCCAGACAG GGAGTGAGGGAGACCCAGCGTGCCCGGGGGAGCCAGCCCCATGCTGCAGCCCAGGCAGCTCAGCAGACGCCTAAGAAAGGCACGCGCTGGACCCCGGGGCAGCGGCCTTCCATCCCCATGGAGACCTACTCGTTCCTCTGGTTTCCGCCT GACTGCCTGGTGAGGATCGAGAGCTCCCTGAGGACGTACGGACACATCGTCTCCATCCTGACCGGCATCGGCCTCGCCGCCATG gtGTATGCAATGCTGCTCAGCGCCTTTCTCTGGTTCTCCATTCGCTCTGGCAGCAGCCTGGACCGCAGGGGCAAATACACCCTGAACCAGAG TTCGGGGCACCcagttcctaaaacccttgtcaCCTCCGAAGTAGTGAGAGTGTCTCGTGTGTGTCCCTGCGATGACGGGTGGCTTCGGGACAGAGGCTGGTCTCCGGAGAGGCCAGGTGTGCAGAGAGCCCCAGGAGGGGAAGGACCTGAGATCGAATCACTCGCCCAG GTAACAGCAAGTGGAGCCCTTTCCTGA
- the TSPAN32 gene encoding tetraspanin-32 isoform X3 produces MATMGPWSRVRAAKCQMLVTSFLVLLLGLSMATLAALTYFGAHFAVLGHASSDRTPYEAVHRWAFYACISLAGLLTLGAVLGAAATVREAGGLMAGGFLCFALVFGALAQAAFWRLHSPTQVEDAMLDAYDLLYDRAVRSLSSTPRQQLLAIQDTFLCCGKSSPFSLLGDAEASLCRGEQAARQGVRETQRARGSQPHAAAQAAQQTPKKGLPGEDRELPEDVRTHRLHPDRHRPRRHGVCNAAQRLSLVLHSLWQQPGPQGQIHPEPEVGPCLPPPPHPQEAEASSRWRRPGAQAGSQATGHRPFPFPDGFACPQLRDPGPRAQADSRRPWLPAPGAQHLQTLPGGPRALAPN; encoded by the exons ctcctgggcctGTCTATGGCCACCTTGGCTGCTCTCACCTACTTCGGGGCCCACTTTGCTGTCCTTGGCCACGCGTCCTCAGACAGGACCCCCTATGAGGCCGTGCACCGCTGGG cCTTCTATGCCTGCATCAGCCTGGCCGGGCTCCTGACCCTGGGTGCTGTCCTGGGTGCTGCGGCCACTGTGAGGGAGGCCGGGGGCCTCATGGCTGGG ggttTCCTGTGCTTTGCCCTGGTGTTCGGAGCCCTGGCGCAGGCGGCCTTCTGGAGACTCCACAGCCCCACCCAG GTGGAGGATGCCATGCTGGACGCCTACGACCTGCTGTATGACCGGGCGGTGAGGAGCCTGTCCAGCACCCCGCGGCAGCAGCTGCTGGCCATTCAGGACACG TTCCTGTGCTGTGGCAAGAGCTCTCCTTTCAGCCTCCTGGGGGACGCGGAGGCCAGCCTGTGTCGGGGAGAGCAGGCAGCCAGACAG GGAGTGAGGGAGACCCAGCGTGCCCGGGGGAGCCAGCCCCATGCTGCAGCCCAGGCAGCTCAGCAGACGCCTAAGAAAG GACTGCCTGGTGAGGATCGAGAGCTCCCTGAGGACGTACGGACACATCGTCTCCATCCTGACCGGCATCGGCCTCGCCGCCATG gtGTATGCAATGCTGCTCAGCGCCTTTCTCTGGTTCTCCATTCGCTCTGGCAGCAGCCTGGACCGCAGGGGCAAATACACCCTGAACCAGAGGTAGgcccctgcctgccaccccctccccacccccaagaggCAGAGGCCAGCAGCAGGTGGAGGAGGCCAGGTGCTCAGGCTGGCTCACAGGCCACAGGGCACCGCCCCTTCCCATTCCCCGACGGCTTTGCCTGCCCCCAGCTGCGGGACCCTGGACCAAGAGCCCAGGCTGACTCTAGG AGGCCCTGGCTGCCAGCCCCAGGAGCCCAGCACCTTCAGACGCTCCCGGGGGGGCCCCGCGCTTTAGCGCCCAACTGA
- the TSPAN32 gene encoding tetraspanin-32 isoform X6: MATMGPWSRVRAAKCQMLVTSFLVLLLGLSMATLAALTYFGAHFAVLGHASSDRTPYEAVHRWAFYACISLAGLLTLGAVLGAAATVREAGGLMAGGFLCFALVFGALAQAAFWRLHSPTQVEDAMLDAYDLLYDRAVRSLSSTPRQQLLAIQDTFLCCGKSSPFSLLGDAEASLCRGEQAARQGVRETQRARGSQPHAAAQAAQQTPKKGTRWTPGQRPSIPMETYSFLWFPPDCLVRIESSLRTYGHIVSILTGIGLAAMVYAMLLSAFLWFSIRSGSSLDRRGKYTLNQRGPGCQPQEPSTFRRSRGGPAL, from the exons ctcctgggcctGTCTATGGCCACCTTGGCTGCTCTCACCTACTTCGGGGCCCACTTTGCTGTCCTTGGCCACGCGTCCTCAGACAGGACCCCCTATGAGGCCGTGCACCGCTGGG cCTTCTATGCCTGCATCAGCCTGGCCGGGCTCCTGACCCTGGGTGCTGTCCTGGGTGCTGCGGCCACTGTGAGGGAGGCCGGGGGCCTCATGGCTGGG ggttTCCTGTGCTTTGCCCTGGTGTTCGGAGCCCTGGCGCAGGCGGCCTTCTGGAGACTCCACAGCCCCACCCAG GTGGAGGATGCCATGCTGGACGCCTACGACCTGCTGTATGACCGGGCGGTGAGGAGCCTGTCCAGCACCCCGCGGCAGCAGCTGCTGGCCATTCAGGACACG TTCCTGTGCTGTGGCAAGAGCTCTCCTTTCAGCCTCCTGGGGGACGCGGAGGCCAGCCTGTGTCGGGGAGAGCAGGCAGCCAGACAG GGAGTGAGGGAGACCCAGCGTGCCCGGGGGAGCCAGCCCCATGCTGCAGCCCAGGCAGCTCAGCAGACGCCTAAGAAAGGCACGCGCTGGACCCCGGGGCAGCGGCCTTCCATCCCCATGGAGACCTACTCGTTCCTCTGGTTTCCGCCT GACTGCCTGGTGAGGATCGAGAGCTCCCTGAGGACGTACGGACACATCGTCTCCATCCTGACCGGCATCGGCCTCGCCGCCATG gtGTATGCAATGCTGCTCAGCGCCTTTCTCTGGTTCTCCATTCGCTCTGGCAGCAGCCTGGACCGCAGGGGCAAATACACCCTGAACCAGAG AGGCCCTGGCTGCCAGCCCCAGGAGCCCAGCACCTTCAGACGCTCCCGGGGGGGCCCCGCGCTTTAG